From Caloenas nicobarica isolate bCalNic1 chromosome 18, bCalNic1.hap1, whole genome shotgun sequence, a single genomic window includes:
- the MCHR1 gene encoding melanin-concentrating hormone receptor 1 yields the protein MAPANSSRNFSAPEARNGSVAEKPAPYTNVIMPSLFSIICFLGIVGNLIVIYTIIKKKKLRCKQTVPDIFIFNLSIVDLLFLLGMPFLIHQLLGNGSWYFGAPLCTIITALDTNSQITSTNILTVMTLDRYLATVYPLKSTYVRTPCVAALVICLVWLLSFLTIIPVWMYAGLMPLEDGTVRCALLLPNPETDIYWFTLYQFMLAFAVPLIVICVVYFKILQHMATTVVPLPQRSLRVRTKKVTRMAVAICSAFFICWAPFYILQLVHLGIDTPSMAFFYAYNFAISLGYANSCLNPFLYIALSETFKRQFLVAIRPTKEPCRNSSSVNNNSMTEASVCLKLAPESTQQTQFLEDFSPRSLPVTVAVH from the exons ATGGCCCCCGCTAACTCCTCCCGTAACTTCTCCGCGCCGGAGGCACGGAACGGCTCAG TAGCAGAGAAGCCAGCACCATACACCAATGTGATCATGCCCAGTCTCTTCAGCATCATCTGTTTCTTGGGCATTGTGGGGAACCTCATTGTCATCTACACTATCATCAAGAAGAAGAAGTTGAGATGCAAACAGACTGTGCCTGACATTTTCATCTTCAACCTCTCCATTGTGgatctcctcttcctcttggGCATGCCCTTTCTCATCCACCAGCTCCTAGGCAATGGCTCGTGGTACTTTGGAGCTCCCCTATGCACCATCATCACCGCCCTGGACACAAACAGCCAGATCACCAGCACCAACATCCTAACAGTGATGACACTGGACCGTTACCTGGCAACTGTCTACCCTCTAAAATCTACCTATGTCCGGACCCCATGTGTTGCAGCTCTAGTTATCTGCTTGGTGTGGCTCCTCTCCTTCCTGACCATCATTCCCGTGTGGATGTACGCAGGTCTTATGCCTCTGGAGGATGGGACCGTCCGCTGTGCTCTCTTGCTTCCCAACCCAGAGACTGATATCTACTGGTTCACTCTCTACCAGTTCATGCTGGCATTTGCTGTGCCATTGATTGTGATCTGTGTGGTCTATTTTAAGATCCTCCAGCACATGGCCACCACTGTGGTCCCACTGCCCCAAAGGAGCCTTCGAGTACGTACAAAGAAAGTCACCCGCATGGCAGTTGCCATCTGCTCCGCCTTTTTCATTTGTTGGGCTCCCTTCTACATCCTCCAGCTGGTTCACCTCGGCATCGACACACCATCCATGGCCTTCTTTTATGCCTACAATTTTGCCATTAGTTTGGGCTATGCCAACAGTTGCCTCAACCCCTTCCTCTACATTGCCCTCAGCGAGACCTTCAAGCGCCAGTTCTTAGTGGCCATCCGCCCCACAAAAGAGCCATGTCGCAACAGCAGCTCTGTCAACAACAACAGCATGACAGAGGCCAGCGTGTGTCTGAAACTAGCACCAGAATCCACCCAGCAGACTCAGTTTCTGGAGGACTTTTCCCCACGTTCACTGCCCGTGACTGTGGCTGTTCACTAG